One window of Klebsiella quasivariicola genomic DNA carries:
- a CDS encoding EexN family lipoprotein, with amino-acid sequence MLRSLFTLYILSGVILLSGCKETKSEVWYKQHPDETYAVYTQCLKDGEASDNCEFAHRAALMFAQEGQPGVKKKFGAIFQQEAEKRNAVTQ; translated from the coding sequence GTGCTCAGATCATTATTCACCTTATACATACTCTCAGGTGTGATATTACTGTCCGGCTGCAAGGAAACCAAATCCGAGGTCTGGTATAAACAGCATCCTGACGAAACTTATGCAGTTTATACGCAATGCCTGAAGGATGGCGAGGCGAGCGATAACTGTGAGTTTGCCCACCGGGCAGCACTTATGTTTGCACAGGAAGGCCAGCCTGGGGTTAAAAAGAAATTCGGGGCGATATTTCAGCAGGAAGCTGAAAAACGAAATGCAGTGACACAGTAA
- a CDS encoding type IV secretion system protein, with translation MRSRYTFLALSLFFPTQAFSAGIPVFDAVQNTESINQWMQKLQQWEDTVTHYKSELDAYKKQLATATGVRDIQGFLSDARSLKTDIDNLRKNGISLDDLLTTQNSSYSSELQNLYNKYKSFSVCSEEQEGIKSQALADSCKQMILNQAMAIENTTDVENRINSTLSDISDLSDRISNAQDSKESQDLANAIAAKSVQLNALTNQWEMSVRQAEQRTTLLEQQRQKAFEQQQLTAPVADLNNL, from the coding sequence ATGCGTAGCAGATATACCTTTCTGGCATTATCGTTATTTTTCCCGACGCAGGCGTTCAGCGCCGGAATACCGGTTTTCGACGCCGTGCAGAATACCGAATCCATTAACCAGTGGATGCAGAAATTACAGCAATGGGAGGATACGGTTACCCATTATAAAAGTGAACTTGATGCGTATAAGAAGCAACTGGCTACCGCAACCGGCGTGCGGGATATTCAGGGTTTTCTCAGTGATGCCCGAAGCCTGAAAACCGATATTGATAATCTCCGTAAGAACGGTATTTCACTGGATGATCTGCTGACCACGCAGAACAGTTCATATTCTTCTGAACTGCAAAACCTTTACAATAAATACAAATCGTTCAGCGTATGCAGCGAGGAACAGGAAGGAATAAAATCTCAGGCCCTGGCCGACAGTTGTAAACAGATGATCCTCAATCAGGCAATGGCGATTGAGAATACCACTGACGTTGAAAACAGGATCAACAGCACACTCAGCGATATATCAGACTTATCTGACCGTATATCGAATGCGCAGGACTCGAAAGAGTCTCAGGATCTGGCTAACGCCATCGCAGCGAAAAGCGTACAGTTAAATGCGCTGACGAATCAGTGGGAGATGTCTGTCAGACAGGCTGAACAGCGAACGACATTGCTGGAACAGCAAAGACAGAAAGCCTTTGAACAGCAGCAGCTAACGGCACCTGTTGCTGACCTTAATAATTTATAA
- a CDS encoding VirB3 family type IV secretion system protein, which produces MATLNKALTRPAAIMGIPLVPFVLVSGAIVLLAVYVSYYLALLLIPAWAEMKNKARKDIHYFSLLWLAFKTRGRLFTNTHFGANALLANQYDNVDVSEFIQKMKLNERITLDKYIPYSSHIHPYVIRNRHRDFVATWELGGTVFECEDEHHLTLMATYLNNIIRSYEGLPVTFYIHRLREKYHDAFEACSGIPFSDDVTRRYYQPVKEKPFWRHRLFFTVCYAPFSQIEKKTMKAQSHGKRQPALDDALKIMLEYREALESSLSRYMATPLGIYEENGRVYSSQLAFFHRLITGQWQKVAVTRSPFYETLSTPDVFFTTDTGECQTVSGSRFFRSLEIKDYSPETHTGMLDALLYAESEYILTQSFTCMARDEAQNHIRLAEKRLNSTDDDAISQREELIVLRDLLQSGHVSCGKFHFSLLISSDSAGQVVKDTNVLAQPFADLGIMTTLSTLSLPAAYLAQLPGVYTLRPRLVAVSSQNFADMACLHNFHSHKRSGNPWGEAIAILTSPGGGGYYLNLHDSQAGRDDTGEKTPGNTAIIGKTGSGKTLLMTVMQQLMQKYRNPASFAPSATLKRLTTVYFDKDRAAEMAIRQVGGRYFRIRTGEPTGFNPFALEPTRRNISFIKRLVRMLCRRNGKPLDPRDEERISAAVDTIMLDYPPEFRRFGITRLLEVLPEPPTTDARTNGLRIRLKQWAQGGEFGWVFDNEADTFTISDVDNFGIDGTEFLDDDDIRGPVTFYLLYRVTSLLDGRRLVMFMDEFWRWLADVEFSRFSLNMLKVIRKLNGIFVPATQSPDEIVRHPIAPAIIEQCGTQIFLANTKASHADYVEKMKVPESVYEMVRNLDPGEHYMVILKTPLRAGETRPFVAMAKMDLSGLGKLTRLLSGSEDNLKIFDAIYQDGMRPDEWKDTFLERAI; this is translated from the coding sequence ATGGCTACGCTGAATAAAGCACTTACGCGGCCTGCCGCCATTATGGGTATTCCTCTGGTGCCGTTCGTTCTCGTCAGCGGGGCCATCGTCCTGCTGGCGGTCTATGTCAGCTATTACCTGGCACTGTTGCTGATCCCGGCCTGGGCGGAAATGAAAAATAAAGCCCGAAAGGACATTCATTATTTCAGTCTGCTCTGGCTGGCGTTTAAAACCCGTGGACGACTTTTCACCAATACCCATTTTGGCGCGAATGCCCTTCTGGCGAATCAGTACGATAATGTTGATGTCTCGGAGTTTATTCAGAAAATGAAATTAAACGAGCGTATTACGCTGGATAAATATATTCCGTACTCCTCCCATATTCACCCTTACGTCATCAGAAACCGTCACCGTGATTTTGTTGCCACGTGGGAACTGGGCGGCACAGTCTTTGAATGTGAAGATGAACATCACCTGACCCTGATGGCCACGTATCTGAACAATATTATCCGCTCGTATGAAGGTCTGCCGGTAACATTTTATATTCACCGGCTCCGTGAAAAATACCATGATGCTTTTGAAGCCTGTTCGGGTATTCCTTTTTCCGATGACGTGACGCGGCGGTATTACCAGCCGGTAAAAGAAAAACCGTTCTGGCGGCACCGGCTGTTTTTCACCGTCTGCTACGCACCGTTCTCTCAGATTGAGAAGAAAACAATGAAAGCGCAGTCGCACGGTAAACGCCAGCCAGCTCTGGATGACGCGCTCAAAATCATGCTGGAATACCGCGAAGCACTGGAATCTTCATTATCCCGCTATATGGCAACGCCGCTGGGGATATATGAAGAAAACGGGCGGGTATATTCCTCGCAACTGGCGTTCTTCCACCGCCTGATCACAGGCCAGTGGCAGAAAGTGGCCGTAACGCGCTCGCCGTTTTATGAAACGTTAAGCACGCCGGACGTGTTTTTCACCACCGACACTGGTGAATGCCAGACGGTCAGCGGTTCCCGCTTCTTCCGCAGCCTGGAGATTAAGGATTATTCCCCGGAAACCCATACCGGTATGCTGGATGCGCTGCTGTACGCTGAAAGCGAGTATATTCTGACGCAGTCCTTTACCTGTATGGCACGGGATGAGGCGCAGAATCATATCCGGCTGGCGGAAAAACGGCTTAACTCCACGGACGACGACGCGATTTCCCAGCGCGAAGAGCTGATTGTCCTGCGCGACCTGCTCCAGTCCGGACATGTGTCGTGCGGTAAATTCCACTTTTCCCTGCTGATCTCCTCAGACAGTGCCGGACAGGTGGTGAAGGACACTAACGTTCTGGCCCAGCCCTTCGCCGATCTGGGTATTATGACGACGCTCTCCACCCTGTCACTGCCCGCCGCGTATCTGGCGCAACTGCCGGGAGTCTATACGCTGCGTCCCCGACTGGTGGCCGTCAGCAGCCAGAATTTTGCCGATATGGCCTGCCTGCATAACTTCCATTCCCACAAACGCAGCGGTAATCCGTGGGGGGAAGCCATCGCCATCCTCACATCTCCTGGCGGTGGCGGGTATTACCTGAACCTGCACGACAGCCAAGCCGGGCGGGATGACACCGGAGAGAAAACGCCGGGGAATACGGCGATTATCGGAAAAACCGGCTCCGGTAAAACCCTGCTGATGACCGTCATGCAACAACTGATGCAGAAGTACCGTAACCCGGCGTCGTTTGCGCCTTCTGCCACCCTCAAACGGCTGACCACGGTGTATTTCGATAAGGACCGGGCGGCGGAGATGGCGATCCGCCAGGTGGGTGGACGATACTTCCGCATCCGTACCGGCGAGCCCACCGGCTTCAACCCGTTTGCGCTGGAGCCAACCCGCCGGAACATCAGTTTCATCAAACGGCTGGTGCGCATGCTGTGCCGCCGAAACGGTAAGCCGCTCGATCCGCGCGATGAGGAGCGGATCAGTGCCGCCGTGGACACCATCATGCTGGACTATCCGCCGGAGTTCCGCCGGTTCGGGATCACCCGGCTGCTGGAAGTGCTGCCGGAGCCGCCGACTACAGATGCCCGCACCAACGGGCTGCGTATTCGCCTGAAACAGTGGGCGCAGGGGGGCGAGTTCGGCTGGGTGTTTGATAACGAGGCTGATACTTTCACCATCAGCGATGTCGATAACTTTGGTATCGACGGCACCGAATTTCTGGATGATGACGATATTCGCGGCCCCGTGACCTTTTACCTGCTGTACCGTGTGACCAGTCTTCTGGACGGTCGCCGCCTGGTGATGTTTATGGATGAATTCTGGCGCTGGCTGGCCGATGTCGAATTTTCCCGCTTCTCGCTCAATATGCTGAAAGTCATCCGCAAGCTGAACGGTATCTTCGTTCCGGCAACACAGTCACCGGATGAAATCGTCAGACACCCCATAGCCCCGGCGATTATTGAGCAGTGCGGTACCCAGATTTTCCTCGCCAATACGAAAGCCAGTCATGCAGATTACGTGGAGAAAATGAAAGTGCCGGAAAGTGTTTATGAGATGGTCAGAAACCTGGATCCGGGCGAGCATTATATGGTCATCCTGAAAACACCGTTGCGGGCCGGAGAAACCCGCCCGTTTGTGGCAATGGCGAAAATGGATCTGTCCGGACTGGGTAAACTCACCCGGCTTCTCAGCGGCAGTGAGGACAACCTGAAAATATTCGATGCCATTTATCAGGACGGTATGCGACCTGATGAATGGAAAGATACCTTCCTTGAGCGGGCAATCTGA
- a CDS encoding TrbC/VirB2 family protein — MIMRKRRYSVVASVLLPAPLLAADSGFNKANETLSNTSTGLLGLAAVTITLATMWVGYKVLFDGKSLHDMRNVIIGAILIVGASGFGAYWAS; from the coding sequence ATGATCATGCGTAAACGCCGTTACTCCGTTGTTGCTTCCGTGCTGCTGCCTGCCCCGCTGCTGGCGGCGGACAGCGGATTTAACAAGGCCAATGAGACACTGAGCAATACTTCGACCGGCCTGCTGGGACTGGCCGCCGTCACCATCACGCTGGCGACCATGTGGGTGGGCTACAAGGTGCTTTTCGACGGCAAGAGCCTGCACGACATGCGTAACGTCATCATCGGCGCGATCCTGATTGTCGGCGCGTCCGGCTTCGGTGCCTACTGGGCGTCATAA
- a CDS encoding lytic transglycosylase domain-containing protein, whose product MLSTTAFLAAAMQCAASIHPSTALDVARVESGFNPYAIAEIVPNSGESSGDKHVNSHQPASRGEAEHILRRLMAQGRRYSVGLMQITSTNFRHYGVTASDLLNPCINLSVFERILADCYRRGGTLKRALSCYYSGNFETGQRPESAFNQTSYVQRIGYVVPSTREDRQRDPDRNAQPPVRYPAVVLRGDPAGATAPVLTSLHYPGAVIRGAIPVIPDEDK is encoded by the coding sequence ATGCTTTCCACCACTGCCTTTCTGGCGGCGGCCATGCAGTGCGCCGCCAGCATTCATCCGTCCACGGCACTCGACGTGGCGCGGGTGGAATCCGGTTTTAACCCGTATGCCATTGCCGAGATTGTTCCGAACTCCGGAGAATCTTCCGGCGATAAACACGTTAATTCTCACCAGCCAGCCAGTCGGGGAGAGGCAGAGCATATTCTCCGCCGCCTGATGGCTCAGGGCCGCCGTTACTCTGTCGGCCTGATGCAAATCACCAGCACCAATTTCCGCCATTACGGCGTCACGGCCAGCGACCTGCTTAACCCTTGCATCAATCTGTCGGTATTTGAGCGCATTCTCGCCGACTGTTACCGGCGCGGTGGCACCCTGAAACGCGCACTCAGTTGTTACTACTCCGGCAACTTTGAAACCGGCCAGCGACCGGAATCCGCCTTTAACCAGACCAGCTACGTGCAGCGCATTGGCTATGTCGTCCCGTCCACCCGGGAAGACCGGCAGCGTGACCCTGACCGGAACGCGCAACCGCCTGTCCGTTATCCCGCAGTTGTGCTGCGTGGCGATCCTGCCGGTGCCACTGCGCCGGTCCTGACTTCTCTGCATTATCCCGGTGCCGTCATTCGCGGCGCTATCCCTGTTATCCCTGATGAGGATAAATGA
- a CDS encoding TraR/DksA family transcriptional regulator, which produces MPDEIDRDQEFNEQRLEEMIEQSRFKPGTTPSLFHCRLCGKPIPEKRRQALPGVTTCTECQDKLERHRC; this is translated from the coding sequence ATGCCGGATGAGATCGACCGCGATCAGGAGTTCAATGAACAACGACTGGAAGAGATGATTGAACAGAGCCGTTTCAAACCAGGAACAACACCATCATTATTCCACTGCCGTTTATGCGGTAAACCTATTCCTGAAAAACGACGGCAGGCACTACCAGGCGTAACAACCTGTACGGAATGTCAGGATAAACTTGAACGCCATCGTTGTTAA
- a CDS encoding DUF2857 domain-containing protein: protein MIPLINYTILTDALHALKEGNIRHCESLGFTFDEMNALNQLSLDELFTVSRAAAPFVSVSVRHDVLHHLLAQARQEYHHQQEINRAIRLGGSISLLNHYFGLTSNEVCLRRRLLGVSVPYGRTPEPDEETDAAIWLQWQKCRVENLESPDALAAMMQVTEKLLPDAEGLSLTTIWKRITLCEKEAANRRASNAG, encoded by the coding sequence ATGATTCCATTAATTAATTACACCATCTTAACTGATGCATTGCACGCTCTGAAAGAAGGCAATATTCGTCACTGTGAATCCCTCGGATTTACTTTCGACGAAATGAATGCTCTTAATCAGTTATCACTCGATGAGCTGTTTACGGTCAGCCGGGCGGCAGCTCCCTTTGTTTCGGTCAGTGTCCGCCATGATGTTCTGCATCATTTACTGGCGCAGGCCCGCCAGGAATACCACCATCAACAGGAGATTAACCGTGCTATCCGCCTGGGTGGCTCTATCTCGTTGCTCAACCACTATTTTGGCCTGACATCAAATGAAGTCTGCCTTCGCCGACGGTTGCTGGGTGTAAGCGTGCCGTATGGCCGAACGCCTGAACCGGATGAAGAGACGGATGCGGCTATCTGGCTGCAATGGCAGAAGTGCCGGGTGGAAAACCTTGAATCCCCCGACGCGCTGGCCGCCATGATGCAGGTGACGGAAAAGCTATTGCCGGACGCCGAAGGTCTGTCTCTCACCACCATCTGGAAGCGCATCACACTCTGCGAAAAGGAAGCCGCCAACAGGAGGGCATCAAATGCCGGATGA
- a CDS encoding AlpA family transcriptional regulator — MTSHQLLRLKQVEEKTGLKRSQIYLYMKNGSFPRSIKIGPASVAWLESEIDEWINLKLAGR, encoded by the coding sequence ATGACATCACATCAGTTATTACGTTTAAAACAGGTCGAAGAAAAAACCGGTTTGAAACGCTCTCAAATTTACTTGTATATGAAAAATGGTTCGTTCCCACGTTCAATAAAAATTGGCCCGGCCAGTGTGGCCTGGCTCGAATCGGAAATTGATGAATGGATCAACCTTAAGTTAGCCGGACGTTAG
- a CDS encoding AraC family transcriptional regulator: MLPPLANTLFDPDTTSCPAVARHLDFVDYAAEVPVHTHRKGQLIIALYGAVICRAENDIWIVPPDCAVWIPGGVPHSAKATWNAHLNYLFIEPGAAELPERCCTLAISGLIKELIARLTHEGIGYPPESHLARLTRVTLDELATMPQQKLSLPVSSHPKIRAMADALVSQPDDRSTFKTWAKRLALSERSLARLMLRETGLTFGRWRQQLQLIIALRELASGVSVQNVAANLGYESVNAFITMFKKTMGSTPAHYFAERKTSAHLTDI, encoded by the coding sequence ATGTTACCCCCACTTGCCAATACGCTGTTCGATCCGGATACCACCTCCTGCCCCGCAGTCGCGCGTCATTTAGATTTTGTCGATTACGCGGCCGAAGTGCCTGTGCATACGCACCGCAAAGGGCAATTGATTATTGCCCTCTATGGAGCGGTCATTTGTCGCGCCGAAAATGATATCTGGATCGTGCCGCCTGATTGTGCCGTCTGGATCCCTGGGGGAGTGCCGCACAGCGCAAAAGCTACTTGGAATGCGCATCTCAACTATCTTTTTATCGAGCCTGGAGCCGCCGAGCTGCCGGAGCGATGCTGCACTCTGGCCATTTCTGGTCTGATCAAAGAACTCATTGCCCGTTTAACCCACGAGGGCATCGGATACCCACCAGAAAGCCATCTAGCCAGACTGACCAGAGTAACACTTGATGAATTAGCCACCATGCCTCAGCAGAAACTGAGCCTCCCTGTGTCGTCGCATCCTAAAATCCGCGCCATGGCCGATGCTCTGGTCAGTCAACCTGATGACCGAAGCACATTCAAAACATGGGCAAAAAGACTGGCGCTTAGCGAGCGTTCTCTCGCGCGTTTAATGCTGCGCGAAACCGGGTTGACGTTCGGACGCTGGCGTCAGCAACTGCAACTGATAATTGCTCTCCGGGAACTGGCTAGCGGCGTTTCGGTTCAGAATGTTGCGGCTAATCTGGGGTATGAATCGGTTAATGCGTTTATCACCATGTTCAAAAAAACCATGGGCAGTACACCCGCACACTATTTTGCCGAACGGAAAACAAGCGCACACTTAACCGATATTTAG
- a CDS encoding FUSC family protein: protein MKKLTRVTFIFLHTICHRLHGMASPSLLNDANALLYSAKSFTAAMLAYYIALSIGLERPSWAIITVYIVSQTSVGASLSRSLYRLVGTVIGAGMTVLIVPTFVNSPVFCSVILAGWITFCLYLSLLERTPRAYGFVLAGYTASLIGFPAVSDPGAIFDIAITRVQEIMIGIFCAALIHRYVLPARISGQFNSKLSQTLLAARQRIAETLTGKPDPVSSPLHMALALQFLQGISHHIPYDFAFSVPVRQARKRLHDRLARLVIVNCELRDRLALIAKIPFDVQILMDDVEVWLACKDEGKFKSEGEALKKRSEKLLQRYVVHELTFVEALHVSFMRYLTEAIVLVQQCYRLSDAIHHANQMPAHSEMNTVKGYVFHRDPLTAARTALGAFTIILSGCMVWIFSAWPDGGTAVSILGVCCTLFGSFDTPAPHIVKYIIGSLWGVVISLIYSFVLLPQVSDFIVLVVVLAPVYLLAGSLQARPPTTFMAMGITLTLPILCELGAHYSGDFAVAVNTSIALFSATGFAVFSMGFLQTVQADAAINRLLKLCQRDINRSVKGVLNTDETLWINLMIDRAALILPRLPRSGQSSEQALNHLLHTLRIGLCVMRLRRWDAHADKEIKEVLNCLTHSTDINTLLERIVSLTERSLSVADELSRHHVNQLVDLYCALSTQEMEPVDDQ from the coding sequence ATGAAAAAATTAACGCGAGTTACTTTCATTTTTTTACACACGATATGCCATCGTCTTCACGGTATGGCTTCTCCTTCACTACTGAATGATGCGAACGCTCTGCTCTATTCGGCGAAGAGTTTTACCGCTGCGATGCTCGCATACTATATTGCATTATCAATTGGCCTGGAGCGGCCTTCCTGGGCAATTATCACCGTATATATTGTTTCCCAAACCTCCGTCGGAGCATCGCTAAGCAGAAGTTTGTATCGTCTGGTGGGAACGGTTATTGGCGCTGGCATGACGGTATTAATTGTACCCACGTTCGTGAATTCCCCCGTATTTTGCAGCGTGATACTGGCAGGCTGGATTACATTCTGCCTCTATTTGTCCTTGCTGGAACGTACGCCCCGGGCCTATGGTTTTGTCCTTGCTGGTTACACTGCGAGTCTGATTGGCTTCCCTGCTGTATCCGATCCTGGCGCGATTTTTGACATCGCTATCACTCGGGTACAGGAAATCATGATCGGTATCTTCTGCGCGGCACTTATTCATCGCTATGTATTACCCGCGCGCATCTCAGGCCAGTTCAACAGTAAATTATCGCAGACGCTGCTCGCGGCGCGACAGCGTATCGCAGAGACTTTAACAGGCAAACCCGATCCTGTTTCCTCGCCGCTGCATATGGCACTGGCATTGCAGTTCCTGCAGGGCATCAGCCATCATATCCCTTATGATTTTGCGTTCTCTGTACCGGTCCGGCAAGCGAGAAAAAGGCTTCATGACAGGCTTGCGCGATTAGTCATTGTTAACTGTGAGTTACGTGACCGTTTAGCGCTGATAGCGAAGATACCTTTCGATGTGCAAATTTTAATGGATGATGTTGAGGTCTGGCTGGCCTGCAAAGATGAAGGAAAATTTAAAAGCGAGGGGGAAGCGCTCAAAAAACGCAGTGAAAAATTACTGCAGCGCTATGTCGTACATGAGTTGACGTTTGTAGAAGCACTGCATGTAAGTTTTATGCGCTACCTGACAGAGGCCATTGTCCTCGTGCAGCAGTGCTATCGTCTTTCGGATGCCATTCATCACGCGAATCAGATGCCTGCGCACTCAGAAATGAATACCGTGAAAGGGTATGTATTCCACCGCGATCCTCTTACTGCTGCCCGCACCGCATTGGGCGCTTTCACCATCATTTTGAGCGGCTGCATGGTGTGGATTTTCTCGGCATGGCCTGATGGCGGTACGGCAGTATCTATCCTTGGCGTTTGTTGCACACTGTTTGGCAGCTTCGATACGCCTGCCCCGCATATTGTGAAATACATCATTGGTTCCCTCTGGGGAGTTGTGATAAGCCTGATTTACAGCTTCGTTCTCCTACCGCAAGTCAGTGATTTTATCGTGCTGGTAGTGGTTCTAGCTCCGGTATATCTGCTTGCCGGATCGCTCCAGGCAAGGCCGCCCACCACGTTTATGGCGATGGGGATCACACTGACGCTGCCTATTTTGTGCGAGCTGGGTGCTCATTACAGCGGGGATTTTGCCGTGGCGGTGAATACCTCTATCGCATTATTTTCTGCAACTGGCTTTGCGGTATTCAGCATGGGCTTTCTGCAGACTGTGCAGGCAGATGCGGCAATAAATCGCCTGCTTAAATTATGCCAGCGCGATATTAACCGCAGCGTGAAAGGTGTGTTGAATACTGATGAAACTCTCTGGATCAACCTGATGATCGATCGGGCTGCGTTGATACTGCCACGTTTGCCGCGCAGCGGACAGTCATCAGAACAGGCATTGAATCATCTTTTGCACACCCTGCGTATAGGCCTGTGTGTAATGCGATTACGCCGATGGGATGCGCATGCAGACAAAGAAATAAAAGAGGTTCTCAATTGTCTTACACACTCGACGGATATTAACACCTTACTTGAACGGATTGTCAGCCTGACTGAGCGTAGCCTGTCCGTAGCAGATGAACTATCGCGGCATCATGTTAATCAACTGGTTGATCTGTACTGCGCATTAAGCACTCAGGAAATGGAGCCTGTCGATGATCAATGA
- a CDS encoding DUF1656 domain-containing protein, translated as MINDFNIEGVFVPGLLLISLVALTCTLLLVQLFSLSKGYRRLPFRPMIDFSIFIITFYLLLQGLTELGFLK; from the coding sequence ATGATCAATGATTTCAATATTGAGGGCGTTTTTGTACCCGGTCTACTGTTAATTTCCCTCGTCGCGCTCACCTGTACGCTATTACTCGTGCAGCTTTTCTCGCTAAGCAAGGGTTACCGTCGCTTGCCGTTTCGCCCGATGATCGATTTTTCCATCTTTATTATTACTTTTTACCTGTTGTTGCAGGGACTGACCGAACTGGGGTTTTTAAAATGA
- a CDS encoding HlyD family secretion protein, which produces MKSLLSLLGRYLLTLSAVAVATLLAFILWKHYVQTPWTRDGRVRADVVQIAPDVSGPVLNVAVRDNQWVNRGDVLYSIDPHWLRLAVVSAQADVEAKRHEMLMRQDAARRRSQIKGVISSEDLQQTASAASVAAANYHGALAALDLAELNLSHAIVRSPVTGYVTHLRLRPGDYATAGETKVSIIDANSFWVVGYFEETKLQHIRTGNTAHITLMGFKPVITGHVESIGRGIDDNNDETGGLGLPNVEPTFSWVRLAQRIPVRIHIDRLPEGVELVAGLSASISITP; this is translated from the coding sequence ATGAAATCGTTACTTTCTCTACTGGGCCGCTATTTGCTGACGCTCAGCGCTGTGGCGGTTGCTACGCTTTTGGCTTTTATTCTCTGGAAACATTATGTGCAAACCCCCTGGACCCGCGATGGTCGGGTTCGTGCGGATGTGGTCCAGATTGCGCCGGATGTCTCTGGACCGGTTCTGAATGTGGCCGTCCGCGATAATCAGTGGGTTAATCGGGGCGATGTGCTCTATTCCATTGACCCGCACTGGTTGAGGTTGGCAGTGGTCAGCGCCCAGGCTGATGTTGAGGCGAAACGTCATGAAATGCTGATGCGCCAGGATGCGGCGAGGCGACGCTCTCAGATTAAAGGGGTGATTTCCAGCGAGGATTTACAACAAACAGCCAGCGCAGCCAGCGTCGCTGCGGCTAATTACCACGGTGCACTGGCTGCGCTGGACCTTGCAGAGCTTAACTTATCGCATGCTATTGTTCGGTCACCGGTTACGGGCTATGTCACACATTTGCGGCTTCGCCCTGGTGACTATGCCACAGCGGGAGAAACTAAAGTTTCCATCATTGATGCCAATAGTTTTTGGGTGGTTGGCTATTTTGAAGAGACTAAGTTGCAACATATCCGCACGGGAAATACTGCACACATTACGCTGATGGGATTTAAGCCGGTGATCACGGGTCATGTTGAGAGTATCGGACGCGGAATAGATGATAACAATGACGAGACCGGGGGGCTTGGCCTGCCTAATGTCGAGCCAACCTTTAGCTGGGTGCGGCTCGCGCAGCGTATCCCGGTTCGGATTCATATTGACAGATTGCCGGAGGGAGTTGAATTGGTGGCTGGACTGTCTGCGAGTATATCCATCACACCATAA
- a CDS encoding helix-turn-helix domain-containing protein gives MKNRKDFVNNLIIWINKNIEMPLKIDDVAIRSGYSKWHLQRLFFSETGQSLGGFIREKKLCLILEAVITTNEPLINIAMRFGFDSQQSLTRAFRKRYNVPPHRYRKNAVNIKNNSSWG, from the coding sequence ATGAAAAACAGAAAAGATTTTGTAAATAACTTAATTATCTGGATAAACAAAAATATAGAGATGCCACTAAAAATTGATGATGTGGCTATCAGGTCCGGATATTCAAAATGGCATTTGCAGAGACTGTTTTTTTCTGAAACAGGGCAGAGCCTGGGAGGTTTTATCAGAGAGAAAAAATTATGTCTTATTTTAGAGGCTGTTATCACAACAAATGAACCTTTGATAAACATCGCGATGCGATTTGGCTTTGACTCTCAGCAATCATTAACTCGGGCATTCCGAAAAAGATATAATGTCCCACCACACCGGTATAGAAAAAATGCCGTCAATATTAAAAATAACTCTTCTTGGGGGTAA